The following coding sequences lie in one Porphyromonas asaccharolytica DSM 20707 genomic window:
- a CDS encoding NAD(P)H-hydrate dehydratase: MKKILVGRQWGSTDSYILERDHLSIHDLVERVAQRFVVELRSISDLPQGIVYVFAGPGNNGADGLAIARRLLQEGHRVHCYLFCKQEEELSEACAWQQTKLQEFHPDALTIVADEFQPPLLTAQTLVIDALFGTGLSRPLEGGFAVLVDQLINASPATVIAVDIPSGLYDKDNSENNLQAIIKSDYTLTCESPKIALLLSDNECYTGSLRILSLSLNMDEDPAIQTDYYLYTPQDARRALKPLSHFAHKGTQGHALLIAGSEAMAGAAMLAGMGAMRSGLGKLTMHLPSSLAQLANIIIPEALVEKDKEETIVGTLPKELHSYQAIAMGPGIGTAPLTLHLLEHLLQNIQPATPLLLDADALNLLALHPELLSVLPKETILTPHPGELDRIIGNALDDHHRLTKAQELAMEQELIVVLKGANTATCLPTGEVIFNSSGTPALATAGSGDVLTGIILSLLAQGYAPAEAAPLGVYIHGLTANHYGERCSPRSMIARDIVEMLPAVLKMVEQ, translated from the coding sequence ATGAAAAAGATACTCGTCGGACGCCAATGGGGCAGCACGGATAGTTATATCCTCGAGCGTGATCATCTCTCCATCCACGACCTTGTGGAGCGTGTCGCTCAGCGCTTTGTCGTAGAGCTTAGGAGTATCTCAGACCTGCCACAAGGCATCGTCTACGTCTTCGCAGGCCCTGGCAATAACGGAGCTGATGGCCTAGCCATCGCACGGCGCTTACTGCAGGAGGGACATAGGGTACACTGCTACCTCTTTTGCAAGCAAGAGGAGGAGCTCTCGGAGGCTTGCGCCTGGCAGCAGACGAAGCTTCAGGAGTTTCACCCTGACGCCCTAACCATTGTCGCAGATGAGTTTCAGCCACCGCTCTTGACTGCTCAGACGCTCGTCATCGATGCACTCTTTGGCACAGGGCTCTCGCGCCCTCTAGAGGGAGGCTTTGCCGTGCTGGTAGATCAATTGATCAACGCTTCGCCAGCCACCGTCATCGCGGTGGACATACCCTCGGGACTATATGACAAGGACAATAGCGAGAACAACCTGCAGGCGATCATCAAGTCGGACTACACCCTTACCTGCGAAAGTCCCAAGATAGCCCTCCTCCTATCGGACAACGAGTGCTATACAGGCTCGCTACGCATCCTCTCGCTCAGTCTCAACATGGACGAAGATCCTGCCATACAGACGGACTACTACCTCTACACGCCTCAAGATGCTCGTAGAGCCTTGAAGCCGCTCTCACACTTTGCACACAAAGGGACGCAAGGACATGCCCTTCTCATCGCAGGATCCGAGGCGATGGCGGGCGCGGCTATGCTGGCAGGTATGGGCGCCATGCGCTCAGGACTAGGCAAGCTTACAATGCATCTACCTAGCTCACTAGCTCAGCTAGCGAACATAATCATTCCCGAGGCTCTCGTGGAGAAGGACAAAGAGGAGACCATCGTTGGTACTCTTCCTAAGGAGCTACACAGCTATCAAGCTATTGCCATGGGACCTGGCATTGGCACAGCACCGCTCACGCTACATCTCTTGGAGCATCTCCTGCAAAACATACAGCCTGCCACTCCACTACTCCTCGATGCCGATGCGCTCAATCTCCTAGCTCTCCACCCCGAGCTGCTGAGCGTCCTACCCAAGGAGACCATACTCACACCGCATCCAGGCGAGCTGGACCGCATCATAGGCAATGCCCTTGATGACCATCACCGCCTGACGAAAGCGCAGGAGCTAGCCATGGAGCAGGAGCTCATCGTCGTACTCAAGGGGGCTAACACTGCTACTTGCCTGCCCACTGGCGAGGTTATTTTCAACAGCTCAGGCACACCAGCCCTCGCCACCGCCGGCAGCGGAGATGTACTCACGGGCATCATCCTCTCGCTCCTAGCACAAGGCTACGCACCCGCCGAGGCCGCACCGCTAGGCGTTTACATCCATGGCTTGACAGCCAATCATTATGGCGAGCGATGCTCCCCACGTAGCATGATAGCCCGCGATATTGTAGAGATGCTCCCCGCTGTCCTCAAGATGGTCGAGCAGTAA
- a CDS encoding DUF4230 domain-containing protein, with product MKHLRRQCLLLLSALFCLLVSLPSCSKQKKPEELLQEAIVQQYQSVGKLLLTETTLQKAVTLQDPKISFYDISSFKDFAKWLSNQTKVGNRVGIYSFDATLVSYTDLTGFSADDVSYDSDKQQLTVYISPIQVELRGRDFTLRTEYEYVAPLRNPITPQDRARVKNRAYQVLQQEITSNDQLIAQIRQRSIEKLRRWLTQLLLSYELPPTVVIVERGSALTQPTH from the coding sequence ATGAAGCATCTTCGGCGCCAATGCCTCTTACTGCTCTCAGCACTTTTCTGTTTGCTCGTAAGCCTGCCTAGCTGCTCCAAGCAAAAGAAGCCCGAAGAGCTGCTACAAGAGGCGATCGTACAGCAGTACCAGAGCGTTGGCAAACTGCTTCTCACGGAGACGACGCTCCAGAAGGCGGTCACCCTGCAGGATCCCAAGATATCTTTCTACGACATCAGTAGCTTTAAGGACTTCGCCAAGTGGCTGAGCAATCAGACGAAAGTAGGTAACCGTGTAGGCATCTACTCCTTTGATGCGACATTGGTGAGTTATACCGACTTGACAGGCTTCTCGGCAGACGATGTAAGCTACGACAGCGACAAGCAGCAGCTCACCGTCTACATATCCCCCATACAGGTGGAGCTGCGCGGGCGAGACTTCACGCTAAGGACTGAGTACGAGTATGTAGCACCCCTCCGGAACCCTATCACTCCGCAAGATCGTGCCCGTGTCAAGAATCGCGCCTACCAAGTGCTCCAGCAGGAGATCACCTCCAATGATCAGCTCATCGCTCAGATACGACAGCGCTCTATCGAGAAGCTACGCCGATGGCTCACGCAGCTCCTCCTCTCCTACGAGCTACCGCCTACGGTCGTCATTGTAGAGCGCGGCTCAGCATTGACACAGCCTACTCATTGA
- a CDS encoding DUF4230 domain-containing protein — protein sequence MGKWLKRIPYILLAILLLVGIVLLWRSCSKNKNKSEDYSDVVTHAMTVRSIEEVLKLSTGECYQEIPMVDTIDGMVLAYVIQARTYIDFDIDQLPTQLQGDTLYVQLPPEEVTPHEIGYTVIDVHSLRQGFTTKTLTAEQENRAKRRIPQRLIDEVYRAGYIRNARQQAREELARFLSIAHPTVIVVDRYPEGVRGAFFADTVYIDHRTL from the coding sequence ATGGGCAAATGGCTTAAGCGCATCCCTTATATACTCCTAGCGATACTGCTTCTAGTCGGTATCGTCCTCCTATGGCGTAGCTGCTCCAAAAACAAGAACAAGAGCGAGGACTACAGCGATGTAGTCACACACGCTATGACCGTTCGCTCGATCGAGGAGGTGCTCAAGCTCTCCACAGGCGAGTGCTATCAAGAGATCCCCATGGTCGATACCATCGATGGTATGGTGCTAGCCTACGTCATACAGGCTCGTACCTACATAGACTTCGATATAGACCAGCTCCCCACGCAGCTACAGGGCGACACGCTCTATGTGCAGCTTCCCCCCGAAGAGGTTACACCGCACGAGATCGGTTACACCGTGATCGATGTACACTCACTACGTCAGGGCTTCACCACGAAGACACTCACTGCAGAGCAAGAGAATAGAGCCAAGCGGCGTATCCCGCAGCGACTCATCGATGAGGTCTACCGTGCAGGCTACATACGGAATGCCCGACAGCAGGCGCGCGAAGAGTTGGCACGCTTTCTTTCTATCGCTCACCCTACCGTCATCGTCGTAGACCGCTATCCCGAGGGGGTGCGAGGAGCCTTCTTTGCGGACACCGTCTACATAGATCACCGCACGCTGTAA
- a CDS encoding polyribonucleotide nucleotidyltransferase gives MINPVNKTITLPDGRTITIETGKLAKQADGAVTVTMGSTVLLAAVTAAKEAKPDVDFMPLQVEYKEKYSAVGRFPGGFTRREGRASDYEILTCRLVDRALRPLFPDDYHAEVYVNIILFSSDGVDMPDALAGLAASAALAVSDIPFGGPISEVRVARIDGEFVINPTFEQLERADIDLMVAATLDNIMMVEGEMEEVQEEEMLEAIKVAHEAIKVQCQAQLELSEAVGKMTKREYPAEEQDEELRERMQRELYDKIYKVATAGTDKHARGDAFEAIVEEFKAQFTEEELEAKGMIIDRYYHDMEKAAMRRMILDEGKRLDGRRTNEIRPIWIETDCLPGPHGSAIFTRGETQSLSTVTLGTKSDEKLVDDVLNYGKERFLLHYNFPPFSTGEAKASRGISRREIGHGNLAHRALKRMIPEDYPYVIRVMSDILESNGSSSMATVCAGTLALRDAGVQMKKPVSGIAMGLISENKGTNYAILSDILGDEDHLGDMDFKVTGTRDGITATQMDIKVDGLSYEILAKALAQAKAGRLHILDKIEEAQPEARPDMKPHAPRIETLRIGKEFIGAVIGPGGKIIQGIQEQSGATVNIEEVDNYGIVEISSSNKESLDAALAMVRGIVATPEVGEVYKGTVSSVMPYGCFVQFMPGKDGLLHISEIDWKRFATIEDTGLKEGDTIDVKLIEIDPKTGKFSLSHKALLPKPEGYVEPERRPRRERRDDGERRERRPRRERHDD, from the coding sequence ATGATCAATCCGGTCAACAAGACAATCACCCTACCCGATGGTCGCACGATCACCATCGAGACGGGCAAGCTTGCCAAGCAAGCCGACGGTGCTGTCACCGTCACCATGGGCTCTACCGTACTACTCGCAGCTGTAACAGCAGCCAAGGAGGCTAAGCCCGATGTAGACTTTATGCCACTACAGGTAGAGTACAAAGAGAAGTATTCAGCCGTAGGCCGCTTCCCCGGAGGCTTCACACGCCGTGAGGGACGCGCCTCAGACTATGAGATATTAACTTGCCGACTAGTGGATCGCGCACTGCGTCCACTCTTCCCCGATGACTACCATGCAGAGGTTTATGTGAACATTATCCTCTTCTCTTCTGACGGTGTCGATATGCCTGACGCACTCGCTGGACTAGCAGCTTCGGCTGCACTAGCGGTCTCCGATATTCCTTTCGGAGGTCCTATCAGTGAGGTACGTGTAGCACGCATCGATGGGGAGTTTGTCATCAATCCTACCTTCGAGCAGCTAGAGCGTGCAGACATTGACCTGATGGTCGCAGCTACACTCGACAACATTATGATGGTCGAGGGCGAGATGGAAGAGGTCCAAGAGGAGGAGATGCTCGAGGCTATCAAGGTAGCTCACGAGGCTATCAAGGTACAGTGCCAGGCTCAGCTAGAGCTCTCGGAGGCTGTCGGCAAGATGACCAAGCGCGAGTACCCCGCTGAGGAGCAAGACGAGGAGCTACGTGAGCGTATGCAGCGTGAGCTCTATGACAAGATCTACAAGGTAGCTACCGCTGGTACCGACAAGCATGCTCGTGGCGATGCCTTTGAGGCGATCGTTGAGGAGTTCAAGGCGCAGTTTACCGAAGAGGAGCTTGAGGCTAAGGGTATGATCATCGACCGCTACTATCACGATATGGAGAAGGCGGCTATGCGTCGTATGATCCTCGACGAGGGCAAGCGTCTCGATGGTCGTCGTACCAACGAGATACGTCCTATCTGGATCGAGACCGACTGCCTACCAGGACCTCACGGATCGGCTATCTTCACACGTGGTGAGACGCAGTCTCTATCTACAGTGACGCTCGGTACTAAGAGCGATGAGAAGCTAGTCGATGATGTACTCAACTACGGTAAGGAGCGTTTCCTCCTACACTACAACTTCCCGCCCTTCTCCACAGGCGAGGCAAAAGCTTCGCGCGGCATCAGCCGTCGTGAGATAGGTCACGGTAACCTAGCACACCGTGCGCTCAAGCGTATGATCCCCGAGGACTACCCCTACGTAATCCGTGTGATGAGTGATATCCTTGAGTCCAACGGATCCTCCTCTATGGCAACTGTCTGCGCTGGTACGCTCGCACTGCGTGATGCTGGTGTCCAGATGAAGAAGCCTGTCTCCGGTATCGCCATGGGTCTCATCAGTGAGAACAAGGGGACCAACTACGCCATCCTCTCTGACATCCTAGGTGACGAGGATCACCTCGGCGATATGGACTTTAAGGTGACCGGTACGCGTGATGGTATCACCGCTACGCAGATGGATATCAAGGTCGATGGTCTGAGCTATGAGATCCTAGCAAAAGCTTTGGCACAGGCTAAGGCTGGTCGTCTCCACATTCTCGACAAGATCGAGGAGGCACAGCCCGAGGCTCGTCCTGACATGAAGCCTCATGCACCACGCATTGAGACGCTACGCATCGGCAAGGAGTTCATCGGAGCTGTCATTGGCCCGGGCGGTAAGATCATCCAGGGCATTCAGGAGCAGAGTGGTGCCACGGTCAACATCGAAGAGGTGGACAACTATGGTATCGTCGAGATCAGCAGCTCCAACAAGGAGTCTCTCGATGCAGCACTAGCTATGGTACGAGGCATCGTCGCTACCCCAGAGGTGGGCGAGGTCTACAAGGGTACCGTCTCCTCCGTGATGCCTTACGGCTGCTTCGTACAGTTTATGCCAGGCAAGGATGGACTGCTTCACATCAGCGAGATCGACTGGAAGCGCTTTGCCACGATCGAGGATACAGGTCTCAAGGAGGGCGACACGATCGATGTCAAGCTCATCGAGATCGACCCCAAGACGGGCAAGTTCAGTCTATCACACAAGGCACTCCTACCTAAGCCCGAGGGCTATGTAGAGCCTGAGCGTCGTCCACGCCGTGAGCGTCGTGACGATGGAGAGCGCCGTGAGCGTCGTCCACGTCGTGAGCGTCATGACGACTAG
- a CDS encoding MFS transporter, producing MVIMMTVIGFITSINQQFQAPIQSAYLHSAGAWTNSFTTLLIFAFFLSYLVLGPVSSRFVERHGYKMTIVRGLLLLAGGILLFVLSALLFMHTSLWITLSETVQLPVSYLIFLLGSFVCGAGITFMQSSVNPYLIACTVPGTSAVQRQNIGGVGNSTMTMLAPLFVSMVIFGGVEDLKDVQIQEVIVPMIILMGVVLILSYVVKRLHVPHIEGTTSSEDAEVSFKTVWRIRRVRLGCIALFCYVGVEVCIGANIILYGQHDLALSYNTVALYATLYWGAMLVGRFVGSFLNRVSDRKLLWSTTLLSAILILIAVVTNQPYWLIAVGLCHSVMWGAIYSLALKELGSLATRASGVLLMGLIGGALLPFLQSLLADLLGGYHYTWLLVVAGELYMLYYALVGSRFKEQQA from the coding sequence ATGGTGATCATGATGACCGTCATCGGCTTCATCACGAGCATCAATCAGCAGTTTCAAGCACCCATACAGAGTGCTTATCTGCACTCAGCAGGGGCCTGGACCAATAGCTTTACGACGCTACTCATCTTCGCTTTCTTCCTCTCGTACCTTGTGCTGGGACCTGTCTCGTCACGCTTCGTCGAGCGGCATGGCTACAAGATGACCATCGTCAGAGGGTTGCTTTTGCTGGCGGGAGGCATCCTACTCTTTGTCCTCTCGGCACTGCTCTTCATGCACACCTCGCTCTGGATCACGCTCTCCGAGACAGTACAGCTGCCTGTGAGCTATCTGATCTTCCTACTCGGCTCCTTCGTTTGTGGAGCGGGGATCACCTTCATGCAGTCTTCGGTCAATCCTTATCTCATCGCCTGTACCGTACCTGGCACCTCCGCTGTACAGCGTCAAAACATCGGTGGTGTGGGCAACTCAACGATGACCATGCTAGCGCCACTCTTTGTATCGATGGTTATCTTCGGCGGGGTGGAGGATCTGAAAGATGTACAGATCCAAGAGGTCATCGTGCCGATGATCATCCTGATGGGTGTCGTACTCATCCTCTCCTACGTGGTCAAGCGACTCCATGTCCCGCATATCGAGGGGACGACCAGCAGTGAGGATGCCGAGGTGAGCTTCAAGACCGTGTGGCGCATACGACGTGTGCGTCTCGGCTGCATAGCGCTCTTCTGCTATGTCGGTGTCGAGGTCTGCATCGGTGCCAACATCATCCTATATGGTCAGCATGACCTCGCGCTGAGCTATAACACCGTGGCTCTCTACGCTACGCTCTACTGGGGAGCTATGCTAGTAGGGCGCTTCGTAGGTAGCTTCCTGAACCGTGTCTCTGACCGCAAGCTACTCTGGAGTACCACGCTGCTCTCCGCAATCCTCATCCTGATCGCTGTCGTGACCAATCAGCCTTACTGGCTCATCGCTGTAGGACTATGCCACTCGGTCATGTGGGGCGCTATCTATTCGCTAGCACTTAAGGAGCTAGGGAGTCTAGCCACGAGAGCCTCAGGCGTGCTCCTGATGGGACTCATCGGAGGGGCACTCTTACCATTCTTACAGAGCTTGCTAGCGGACCTCCTCGGAGGGTATCACTACACCTGGCTACTCGTTGTAGCAGGAGAGCTCTATATGCTTTACTACGCTTTGGTCGGCTCCCGCTTTAAGGAGCAGCAGGCGTAA
- a CDS encoding MliC family protein: MKKFMLIVAAGLALVACNTEKKDATTTTVDSTAMVVEAPVVAEPEVFNYATADGKQHFELTVTGENRENASLKDVEGNVVYELKNAVSADGAKWENEEGYYFWTKGDSFYFGKGDKQLCEGALVVEAPAEAPVVAE, translated from the coding sequence ATGAAAAAGTTTATGCTAATCGTAGCTGCTGGTCTAGCACTAGTAGCTTGTAACACGGAGAAGAAGGACGCAACGACTACTACCGTAGACTCTACCGCTATGGTCGTAGAGGCTCCTGTAGTTGCTGAGCCCGAAGTCTTCAACTACGCTACGGCTGATGGCAAGCAGCACTTTGAGCTAACAGTCACCGGCGAGAATCGTGAGAATGCATCGCTCAAGGATGTCGAGGGCAATGTCGTTTACGAGCTGAAGAACGCTGTCAGCGCTGACGGTGCTAAGTGGGAAAACGAGGAGGGCTACTACTTCTGGACGAAGGGTGACTCTTTCTACTTCGGCAAGGGCGACAAGCAGCTTTGCGAGGGTGCTCTAGTCGTAGAGGCTCCTGCTGAGGCTCCCGTCGTAGCTGAGTAA
- a CDS encoding cob(I)yrinic acid a,c-diamide adenosyltransferase has product MKKSPIYTRRGDDGTTGLVGGTRISKGHIRLECYGTIDELNSHIGVLLAEDLTDETHDFLLRLQHILFNVAGSLATPPDQEEYLAAMRIDPTDIEKLEHKIDELDATLPRLKEFVLPSGGRTAALCHVCRTVCRRAERNIYRLREESRVDDLIVRFVNRLSDYFFVLARTEAVRTHGSEVTWNRGYSTL; this is encoded by the coding sequence ATGAAGAAAAGCCCCATATACACCCGCCGTGGCGATGACGGTACCACGGGACTCGTCGGCGGTACACGCATCTCCAAGGGTCACATACGCCTCGAGTGCTACGGCACTATCGATGAGCTCAACAGCCATATCGGCGTCCTCCTCGCTGAGGACCTCACAGATGAGACGCACGACTTCCTGCTGCGTCTACAGCATATCCTCTTTAACGTAGCAGGCAGTCTAGCCACGCCCCCCGATCAGGAGGAGTATCTCGCAGCTATGCGGATAGACCCGACGGACATTGAGAAGCTGGAGCATAAGATCGACGAGCTGGACGCTACGCTCCCTCGTCTCAAGGAGTTCGTCCTCCCCTCTGGTGGACGCACGGCTGCACTCTGTCACGTCTGTCGCACCGTATGCCGTCGTGCCGAGCGCAACATCTACCGCCTCCGTGAGGAGAGCCGTGTAGATGATCTGATCGTTCGCTTTGTCAATCGTCTGAGCGACTACTTCTTCGTCCTTGCCCGCACAGAGGCTGTACGAACGCACGGATCGGAGGTCACCTGGAATCGAGGGTACAGTACTCTGTAA
- a CDS encoding DUF1223 domain-containing protein, translating into MTANGFTATWTNVDAQQLNDDGTPWNKIFFRLITTREIEAKADGAYNILNSKIKPNPTGKRELVSEQQAHLDAQLSQPDWSAALVYWTPDGFSINAKDLKSYGIPEDMIGVNARLTSPVIDLFNGDRTYTLEFTVKVLQAEGDVKMKVMGYGEEYSYLSGVPGVKDITVKNDGKPHKYRFKFDGGTWCHRIVIEIDDYAEVEFSKDIVVKQDLKKGDHAYRSTSYFMIPYDQAKCDREDLADLSSPERFAAKYSFDVTGLGSGVLDAAKAKADGERIAYRMLYADDRPGQQNSQRLRKSMYSEPAYLDDVEDSNNYLYVGYCNYEAPNYNAIEPTGVSWAGYHGGAIKLTKEKLKDYVGSKVVGIRFASAACLQKDQINNDPGFFTPKLPCIFLAKTVLTQDRSDVNNPKVLTKWDPIQITTVDMLKDGWNTLFFNEPYEITAESEFFAGAYAYDAAAAGGILVRSYQSPGVDPNSAWISSNWGEYDIEKVRFDGIVNEAEGPLLMQIVIEPKELGPTTLNRGVINKLHAPAYVYSNEEIKPTIELFNSGVKAISTIKVETDLAGHKQTQVIKLPKSLASSLSKVVELQPIDHEGIFGKTELKVTLLEVNEVALEAPSVLTAKLEILKRDEAYARTTLVEIFTSEGCPNCPAGDQRMEDLINKPENAEIKDRLAIVSHHAFNVPDFMMIPYSQGLGAFAGVLNSGGRITLASAGSPTNMFDRKPQAGMMGARGSNGIIYSMISSQKELDLISEASKSDPAYVRLEVKPWFKKESNLLKVTVQGRASTRLDRSRPVYLTIMMTQDRIKPRNQMGKKPAGFMHTNVLRYVDEGGFKGSEVTFDEKGDFQIVKHISINTTNATTGTLPANQFLLEEDNKNVEDVMKEVNVIAFLHYYEELPTNDDVEDNDPRLLKNEVLNAAQRRVSFTDFDSVEEIITQDVQVTIEEGAVRVNVPVAGLQVYDMTGRLVPATGLTAGAYVVRLELQDGSKMFTKVVAK; encoded by the coding sequence GTGACAGCAAACGGATTTACTGCCACTTGGACCAATGTCGACGCTCAGCAACTCAATGATGATGGCACGCCTTGGAATAAGATATTCTTTCGGCTCATTACCACTAGAGAGATCGAAGCAAAGGCAGATGGTGCATATAACATCCTCAATTCGAAGATCAAGCCCAATCCTACAGGCAAAAGAGAGCTAGTCTCTGAGCAACAAGCTCATCTCGATGCGCAACTCTCTCAGCCAGACTGGTCAGCAGCCCTAGTTTACTGGACTCCAGATGGCTTTTCTATCAATGCGAAGGATTTAAAAAGTTATGGAATTCCTGAGGATATGATAGGAGTCAATGCTCGTCTAACGTCGCCCGTGATAGATCTCTTTAATGGAGATCGTACATACACGCTTGAGTTCACTGTTAAGGTGCTACAAGCTGAAGGCGATGTCAAGATGAAAGTCATGGGCTACGGAGAGGAATATAGCTACCTATCAGGGGTTCCTGGTGTGAAAGATATTACGGTGAAGAATGATGGCAAACCGCATAAGTACCGCTTCAAATTTGACGGGGGTACTTGGTGCCATCGTATCGTCATCGAGATTGATGACTATGCAGAGGTCGAGTTTTCTAAAGACATCGTTGTCAAGCAAGATCTCAAGAAGGGTGATCACGCCTATCGAAGCACCAGCTACTTTATGATACCCTACGATCAAGCTAAGTGTGATCGTGAAGATCTAGCTGATCTGTCTAGTCCCGAGAGATTTGCAGCTAAGTACTCATTCGATGTGACAGGGCTAGGTAGTGGTGTTCTAGATGCAGCCAAGGCAAAAGCCGATGGTGAGCGCATTGCTTATCGAATGCTCTATGCGGATGATCGGCCAGGCCAACAAAATAGCCAACGACTAAGGAAGTCTATGTACTCTGAGCCTGCTTATCTAGATGATGTAGAGGACTCAAACAACTACCTTTATGTAGGCTACTGCAACTATGAGGCTCCTAACTACAATGCAATTGAGCCTACTGGAGTGTCTTGGGCCGGCTATCATGGCGGTGCCATCAAGCTAACCAAAGAGAAGCTTAAGGATTATGTAGGAAGCAAGGTTGTTGGCATACGCTTTGCCTCAGCTGCTTGCTTGCAGAAGGATCAGATTAATAATGATCCAGGGTTCTTTACTCCGAAGCTCCCCTGTATCTTCCTCGCTAAAACCGTGCTGACACAAGACCGATCTGATGTCAACAATCCCAAAGTGCTAACTAAGTGGGATCCAATTCAGATTACTACGGTCGACATGCTTAAGGATGGGTGGAATACGCTCTTCTTTAACGAGCCGTATGAGATTACTGCTGAGAGCGAGTTCTTTGCAGGAGCTTATGCTTATGACGCTGCTGCTGCGGGTGGTATCCTCGTCAGAAGCTATCAGTCACCAGGCGTAGACCCCAATTCTGCATGGATCTCCTCCAACTGGGGTGAATATGATATCGAAAAGGTTCGCTTTGATGGTATAGTGAATGAGGCTGAAGGCCCTCTGTTGATGCAAATTGTTATCGAACCTAAGGAATTAGGACCGACAACACTAAATCGCGGGGTAATAAATAAGCTTCACGCACCTGCATATGTTTACTCCAATGAAGAGATTAAGCCTACCATAGAACTTTTCAATTCAGGAGTCAAGGCTATCTCTACGATTAAGGTGGAGACGGATCTTGCAGGTCACAAACAAACACAAGTCATAAAACTGCCTAAGTCTCTTGCATCATCGCTCTCTAAAGTCGTGGAGCTACAGCCAATCGACCATGAGGGTATCTTCGGCAAGACTGAACTTAAGGTTACACTCCTAGAGGTTAATGAGGTAGCTCTCGAGGCGCCCTCTGTACTAACAGCTAAATTAGAGATTCTCAAGCGAGACGAGGCCTATGCACGTACTACGCTAGTTGAGATATTCACCTCTGAAGGGTGTCCTAACTGCCCAGCAGGTGATCAGCGTATGGAGGATCTTATCAATAAGCCTGAGAATGCAGAGATCAAGGATCGTCTTGCGATTGTGTCGCATCACGCCTTTAATGTGCCAGACTTTATGATGATTCCCTACAGTCAGGGGCTAGGTGCCTTTGCTGGAGTCTTAAATTCGGGAGGTCGCATCACATTAGCTAGCGCAGGGTCTCCAACCAATATGTTTGATCGCAAGCCTCAAGCAGGCATGATGGGTGCTAGAGGTAGTAATGGAATTATCTATAGCATGATAAGCAGTCAGAAAGAACTTGATCTGATTTCAGAGGCTTCTAAATCTGATCCTGCCTACGTAAGACTTGAGGTCAAGCCTTGGTTTAAGAAGGAGAGCAACCTCCTTAAAGTTACTGTACAGGGTCGTGCCTCTACACGCTTAGATCGCTCTCGTCCGGTCTACCTGACCATCATGATGACTCAGGATCGTATCAAGCCTCGCAATCAGATGGGTAAGAAGCCAGCAGGCTTTATGCACACCAACGTGCTGAGGTATGTCGATGAGGGTGGCTTTAAGGGCTCTGAGGTGACTTTTGATGAAAAGGGCGATTTCCAGATTGTCAAGCACATCTCAATCAATACGACCAACGCTACGACAGGCACACTTCCTGCGAACCAGTTCCTCTTAGAGGAGGATAACAAGAATGTCGAGGATGTAATGAAGGAAGTCAATGTCATTGCCTTCCTACACTACTATGAGGAACTCCCGACCAATGACGATGTGGAGGATAATGATCCGAGACTCCTCAAGAATGAGGTGCTCAACGCAGCACAGCGTCGTGTCTCCTTTACGGACTTTGATAGTGTCGAGGAGATCATTACTCAAGATGTCCAGGTGACTATCGAGGAGGGTGCTGTACGTGTCAACGTCCCTGTCGCTGGGCTACAGGTGTACGACATGACAGGTCGTCTTGTGCCCGCTACGGGACTTACGGCTGGAGCTTATGTCGTTCGTCTTGAGCTACAGGACGGCTCCAAAATGTTTACTAAGGTTGTTGCCAAGTAA